CTTTTGGTTCACACATCCCATCGGGAAATCATAGAAGGAACCCATTTACCTACTCCTGTCATGACGGGCGACGTCCCGCCATCTCCCGACCCGAAAGCCGACTTTTGCTTATCGGAGATCCCGCGTCAAGCACGGGATGACAAAAGAGAGCAATGACTGCCTTTTCGTCATCCAATTCTCTGTGTTTCCGTGCCTCTGTGTTTAATTGACCATTATTCCCCTACCTTTTCTATTTATTCCTTACGGTAATATGGAAACACCCTTGTTTCCTTTCATGTTTGACATAACAAAGATTCTGTTTTTTCAAATCTTTCAAAACAGAAGCAAGCACCATCTTTAATTTCTCCGGTTCCACATTCACCGGATCCTTGTCATCTATTTTAAGAAACCTCTTCCACGAAACATCAAACGTAGTACCATACCGATGGGCCGAATTGGGAGAAGCATTCAAGTTACGACGCCTCAATTTCTTTACATCTGCCTCCGTACGGGTAACGCTGGTAACCAACACTTTATATTCCGGTGCATTTAAATTCTTTAAGGAATCACGGAAATTACGGCCGATAGACTCCAATAACTCGGCTGCCTCCGGAATTAAGAATGGAATAGAGTAAGTCAACTCTTCTACTTCATATACTTTGTTCGACTCGATTTCCACCATTTTCTTTGCCGCATGCCCTGCCGCTTCCCTCGACGCTAACGGTTTAACGCCAATACGTTGCGCTTCAAGCAAATGGACTTCATTCAAATCATTAAAATCGCGATTATAACTCCCAACATAGCGGATCGTTTTCATTTCACCCCTTTTCTCTTTACAAGCCGAAAAAAACATCAACCACGCCATACATACCAGAAATACGAAAATACTTGCTAAATTTTTCATGTATAATTATCTTATTTTTATCATTATTGCCGGCAAAGATAATATATTTCAATTATAATTATTTCACCCTTCCTTCCACATCTGCAATTTGGGTCAGGATGCCTGTAACCCGTGTACAAAGCGGGGCTTTTCCTTATTTCAATTTCTGCTGTCATAAAATAATGAGCAAAACAGAAGAACAGAAAGATGTTTTAGACAGAAGGACAAAAGAACAGAAGAATATATTTTGTTTCTATCTTGATGTATGTTCTTTTGTTCTTCTGTCTAAAATGTTCTTCTGTCTAAAATTATATATCAAACTATTTTTGGCAAAGTACTTATCATAGTATAAAGAATATTACTAATTTTGTCGGATTAATAAAAAACACATACTTATTTTTGAATGATTGAACGTATTTATATTCTTGAAAGCGTTGACCCCGTTATATTCTACGGCGTTAACAACTCAAATATGCAATTGATCAAAACATTATTTCCCAAGCTGCGCATCGTGGCAAGAGGAAATGTGATGAAAGTAATTGGAGAAGAAGAAGAATCCGAAACCTTTTTGAAAAAGATCCGTGAAATAGAAAAGCATTGCGAAGAATTCAACCTTCTCACCGAAGAAGTTATTCTCGACATCATCAAAGGAAAAGCTCCCGCAGTTACAAAGCCCGACAACCTGATTATCCACGGGATGAACGGCAAAAGCATCGTTGCCCGCACCGAAAACCAGCAACACCTGGTAGACGCCTTCGCAAGCAACGACCTTGTATTTGCTATCGGCCCTGCCGGTTCGGGAAAAACCTTTATTGCCATTGCCTTGGCCGTAAAAGCCTTAAAAAACAAACAAGTAAAAAAGATCATATTAAGCCGTCCGGCAGTAGAAGCGGGAGAGAAACTAGGATTTCTACCGGGTGAAATGAAAGACAAACTGGACCCCTACCTCCAGCCGCTTTATGATGCCCTGCAAGACATGATCCCTGCGGCGAAACTGAAAGAATACATGGAAAATAATGTCATCCAAATCGCACCCCTGGCTTTTATGAGAGGCCGTACATTAAACGACGCAGTTATTATTTTGGATGAAGCCCAAAACACGACAACGCATCAAATTAAAATGTTCCTTACCCGGCTGGGAATGAATGCCAAAATGATTGTTACGGGAGATATTACCCAAATAGACCTCCCCGCTACCCAAACATCAGGGCTCGTCCAAGCCATGCAGATATTAAAAAACGTGCAAGGCATCGGAAAGATAGAATTCACCAAAAAAGATATTGTCCGACATAAGTTAGTACAAAGAATTGTAGAAGCTTATGAACAACATGACGATAAAAAAAAGACAGAGCGCAAAAAGAAAGACACAACGAACAACGATACAAAACAATAATTTATAACGGTATTTAAATAGGTAAGTGATGAAAAAAGCTTTAGTTAGAACAGATTTCAATTTCCCAGGTCAAAAAAGTGTATACCATGGTAAAGTACGTGACGTATACAATATTAACGACGACCTTTTGGTAATGGTTGCAACCGACCGTATTTCTGCTTTTGATGTAATTCTTCCCGAAGGAATTCCCTACAAAGGCCAAGTATTAAATCAAATTGCCGCCAAATTCCTGGATGCTACGGCAGACATCGTTCCGAACTGGAAACTTGCCACGCCCGACCCGATGGTTACCGTAGGTCTGATGTGCGAAGGATTCCGGGTAGAAATGATTATCCGCGGCTATCTTACTGGAAGCGCTTGGCGCGAATATCAAGCCGGTTGCCGCACCCTTTGCGGAGTAACACTTCCGGAAGGCATGAAAGAGAACCAGAAATTTCCCACTCCTATTATCACTCCTACTACCAAAGCCGATGCCGGGCACGATGAAAACATCTCTAAAGAAGAAATCATCGCCCAAGGGATTGTGAGCAAGGAAGACTACGAGTTAATGGAAAAATATACCTATGCCTTATTCCAGAGAGGTACTGAAATGGCTGCCGAAAAGGGATTAATCCTAGTGGATACAAAATATGAATTCGGTAAAAAGGACGGTAAAGTTTACTTGATCGACGAAATCCACACCCCAGACTCTTCCCGCTATTTCTATGCAGAAGGCTACGAAGAAAAATTTGCCAAAGGAGAACCCCAAAAACAATTGTCTAAAGAATTTGTCCGCCAATGGCTGATTGAACACGACTTTATGGGAAAAGACGGCCAACAAGTACCAGAAATGACCGAAGAATACGTTACCAGCGTATCCGACCGTTACATCGAACTATACGAAAACATAGTAGGTGAAAAGTTTGTCAAAGCAGACACAGACAATTTGGCTACACGCATTGAAAAGAATATCACAGCATATCTTAAAAACAAATAATAGATGAAATACCAATCGGAAAAGGTACTCCCCTATAACGGCGAAGAGAAAAAAAGTAAACAAATTAGCCGAATGTTCGATTCTATCGCACATACTTACGATACCCTCAACCATACTTTATCCTTCGGTTTTGATAAAGGCTGGCGCAGGAAAGGAGTATCTTTTCTGAAACCTTTCGCTCCGAAAAAGATATTGGATATTGCTACAGGCACGGGAGATTTAGCACTCTTGATGTGCCGCCTGTTACAACCCGAACAAGTAGTAGGAGCCGATATTTCGGAAGGAATGATGAAAATAG
The genomic region above belongs to Parabacteroides pacaensis and contains:
- a CDS encoding DUF5715 family protein; amino-acid sequence: MKNLASIFVFLVCMAWLMFFSACKEKRGEMKTIRYVGSYNRDFNDLNEVHLLEAQRIGVKPLASREAAGHAAKKMVEIESNKVYEVEELTYSIPFLIPEAAELLESIGRNFRDSLKNLNAPEYKVLVTSVTRTEADVKKLRRRNLNASPNSAHRYGTTFDVSWKRFLKIDDKDPVNVEPEKLKMVLASVLKDLKKQNLCYVKHERKQGCFHITVRNK
- a CDS encoding PhoH family protein, whose amino-acid sequence is MIERIYILESVDPVIFYGVNNSNMQLIKTLFPKLRIVARGNVMKVIGEEEESETFLKKIREIEKHCEEFNLLTEEVILDIIKGKAPAVTKPDNLIIHGMNGKSIVARTENQQHLVDAFASNDLVFAIGPAGSGKTFIAIALAVKALKNKQVKKIILSRPAVEAGEKLGFLPGEMKDKLDPYLQPLYDALQDMIPAAKLKEYMENNVIQIAPLAFMRGRTLNDAVIILDEAQNTTTHQIKMFLTRLGMNAKMIVTGDITQIDLPATQTSGLVQAMQILKNVQGIGKIEFTKKDIVRHKLVQRIVEAYEQHDDKKKTERKKKDTTNNDTKQ
- a CDS encoding phosphoribosylaminoimidazolesuccinocarboxamide synthase encodes the protein MKKALVRTDFNFPGQKSVYHGKVRDVYNINDDLLVMVATDRISAFDVILPEGIPYKGQVLNQIAAKFLDATADIVPNWKLATPDPMVTVGLMCEGFRVEMIIRGYLTGSAWREYQAGCRTLCGVTLPEGMKENQKFPTPIITPTTKADAGHDENISKEEIIAQGIVSKEDYELMEKYTYALFQRGTEMAAEKGLILVDTKYEFGKKDGKVYLIDEIHTPDSSRYFYAEGYEEKFAKGEPQKQLSKEFVRQWLIEHDFMGKDGQQVPEMTEEYVTSVSDRYIELYENIVGEKFVKADTDNLATRIEKNITAYLKNK